A window of Erpetoichthys calabaricus chromosome 12, fErpCal1.3, whole genome shotgun sequence contains these coding sequences:
- the LOC114663124 gene encoding zinc finger BED domain-containing protein 4-like — translation MLQTWGIPKTSVHVVLRDNAKNMIKAMNDAGLPSLPCVAHTLQLAVHEGLLAQRSIADAIAVGRKIVGHFKHSALTYSRLEDIQGQLNQPIKRLQQDVQTCWNSTYYMLQSLIERVLGVYVSEHELPDYLTAHQWALMEKTVAILAPFEELTKKVSSYDALASDVIPAVTVLVRLLNRETDEDHGVKTMKATLLAAVKKRFSDVETNPLYFISTILDPRYKDRFFSNTAPEAKLHLKQELQMMSRAEAEGSQAEAAEPPAKLFLKAQASTSSSLDTVFEEIAKEQPQAAQPLAAGAAIELDTYLGEAPSPHEDSPLKYWGVNKIRFPTLAKMAQKYLSAPCSRVESERLFSSVSHIIDENRNRLTADNAEKLLFLKKNLPLTFSK, via the exons atgctccagacatggggtatacctaaaacatcagtacatgttgtgcttcgtgacaatgccaaaaacatgattaaagccATGAATGACGCAGGGCTCCCAAGTCTGCCGTGTGTCGCGCACACGCTCCAACTGGCTGTTCACGAGGGCTTATTAGCACAGAGGAGCATAGCTGATGCTATAGCAGTGGGGCGGAAGATAGTTGGGCATTTTAAACATTCCGCCTTAACCTACTCCCGCCTCGAGGACATTCAGGGACAGCTCAACCAGCCAATAAAGAGACTGCAGCAGGACGTACAGACGTGCTGGAACAGCACGTATTACATGCTCCAGTCCCTCATTGAGCGAGTGCTGGGGGTGTATGTGTCCGAGCATGAACTCCCTGACTATCTCACCGCTCACCAATGGGCTCTTATGGAGAAGACAGTTGCCATCCTTGCCCCCTTTGAGGAACTAACTAAAAAAGTGAGCAGCTACGACGCACTAGCCTCTGATGTCATCCCAGCTGTGACTGTGCTAGTGAGACttctaaacagagaaacagaCGAGGACCACGGCGTCAAGACAATGAAAGCAACCTTACTGGCAGCTGTCAAGAAGCGCTTCAGTGACGTCGAGACCAACCCACTGTACTTCATCTCCACCATACTTGACCCAAG GTATAAAGATCGCTTCTTCTCCAACACTGCTCCGGAGGCCAAGCTGCACCTGAAGCAGGAGCTGCAGATGATGTCCAGAGCTGAGGCAGAGGGGAGTCAGGCAGAAGCTGCAGAACCTCCTGCTAAACTGTTCCTCAAGGCCCAGGCCAGCACTAGCAGCAGTCTGGacactgtatttgaagaaatcGCTAAGGAGCAGCCCCAGGCAGCACAGCCGCTGGCAGCAGGTGCTGCCATTGAGCTCGACACATACCTCGGAGAGGCCCCAAGCCCTCATGAAGACAGTCCTCTGAAGTACTGGGGTGTCAACAAAATCAGGTTCCCCACTTTGGCTAAAATGGCCCAGAAATACCTCTCAGCCCCATGTAGCAGGGTGGAAAGTGAAAGGCTTTTTAGCTCAGTGTCACACATTatagatgaaaacagaaacaggCTGACTGCTGATAATGCAGAAAAgctacttttcttaaaaaaaaacctgccacTCACATTTTCTAAATAG